A single Calidifontibacter indicus DNA region contains:
- the resB gene encoding cytochrome c biogenesis protein ResB — translation MTTTETRPTASGPTQPKLGLVGTLRWLWRQLTSMRTALFLLLILSVAAVPGSIFPQRSINAGRVTDYLDKHKTVGPWLDRFGFFDVFSSPWFAAIYLLLIVSLLGCVIPRMRIHYRSLRSPIPKVPARLGRLAASADEEIDAAPAEVIAAARTALGRRRYRLREDDLPADGPLELSAEGGRLRETGNLLFHLSLVIVIISVAMGSLLGWRGDVIVPEKSDFASTMTRYDTLDPGPWVDLEKITPWTLTMNKLDVSFEENVPADSPQYGQPRSFTAQVTTTDGAGGKATDQQISVNHPLKIGGSNVYLLGNGYAPKVVVRDAKGKVLYDDATPFLPQDNNYRSVGAIKVTGASPQQYGFFGLFLPSVAFDDVQGPYSTFPDLKEPALVLGMYEGNLFPGGRPQSVFSLDTSEMKQVMATNGQPLRMMIRPGETIQLPGGRGSITLEAVPRWAGLSVRTDPGKVPALVGAMLGLIGLVMSMVLRRRRIFLRVTPTDAGGSRVQIGALAKGDDPRLQLAVDELLGTLRASTSGATYPVQDKKAGPR, via the coding sequence ATGACGACCACCGAGACCCGTCCGACCGCGTCCGGCCCCACCCAGCCCAAGCTGGGCCTCGTGGGCACGCTGCGCTGGTTGTGGCGCCAGCTCACCTCGATGCGCACCGCGCTGTTCCTGCTGTTGATCCTGTCGGTGGCCGCGGTGCCCGGCTCGATCTTCCCGCAGCGGTCGATCAACGCCGGCCGCGTGACCGACTACCTCGACAAGCACAAGACCGTCGGCCCGTGGCTCGACCGGTTCGGCTTCTTCGACGTGTTCTCCAGCCCGTGGTTCGCCGCGATCTACCTGCTGCTGATCGTGTCGCTGCTGGGCTGTGTGATCCCGCGCATGCGCATTCACTACCGGTCGCTGCGGTCGCCGATCCCGAAGGTGCCCGCCCGGCTCGGCCGGCTCGCCGCGAGCGCCGACGAGGAAATCGACGCGGCGCCGGCGGAGGTCATCGCCGCGGCACGAACCGCGTTGGGCCGCAGACGTTACCGGCTGCGGGAGGACGACCTGCCCGCTGACGGTCCGCTCGAGCTCTCGGCCGAGGGCGGCCGGCTGCGCGAGACCGGCAACCTGCTGTTCCACCTGTCGCTGGTGATCGTGATCATCTCGGTCGCGATGGGTTCGCTGCTCGGCTGGCGCGGCGACGTGATCGTGCCGGAGAAGAGCGACTTCGCCTCCACCATGACGCGTTACGACACGCTCGACCCGGGCCCGTGGGTGGACCTGGAGAAGATCACGCCCTGGACGCTCACGATGAACAAGCTCGACGTGTCGTTCGAGGAGAACGTGCCGGCCGACTCGCCGCAGTACGGCCAGCCGCGCAGCTTCACCGCCCAGGTGACCACGACGGACGGCGCCGGCGGAAAGGCCACCGACCAGCAGATCTCGGTCAACCACCCGCTGAAGATCGGCGGCTCCAACGTCTACCTGCTCGGCAACGGCTACGCCCCGAAGGTCGTCGTGCGCGACGCGAAGGGCAAGGTGCTCTACGACGACGCCACCCCGTTCCTGCCGCAGGACAACAACTACCGCTCGGTCGGCGCGATCAAGGTGACCGGTGCGTCGCCGCAGCAGTACGGCTTCTTCGGCCTGTTCCTGCCGTCCGTCGCCTTCGACGACGTGCAAGGGCCCTACTCGACCTTCCCCGACCTCAAGGAGCCGGCGCTGGTGCTCGGCATGTACGAGGGCAACCTGTTCCCCGGCGGGCGACCGCAGTCGGTGTTCTCGCTCGACACCAGCGAGATGAAACAGGTCATGGCCACCAACGGTCAGCCGCTGCGCATGATGATCCGCCCCGGCGAGACCATCCAGTTGCCCGGCGGACGCGGCTCGATCACCCTCGAGGCCGTGCCGCGCTGGGCCGGTCTGTCGGTGCGCACCGACCCGGGCAAGGTGCCCGCACTCGTCGGCGCGATGCTCGGTCTGATCGGTCTGGTGATGTCGATGGTGCTGCGCCGCCGCCGCATTTTCCTGCGTGTGACCCCGACCGACGCCGGCGGCAGCCGGGTGCAGATCGGCGCGCTCGCCAAGGGCGACGACCCGCGTCTGCAGCTCGCCGTCGACGAACTGCTCGGAACGCTCCGAGCCAGCACCTCGGGTGCGACGTACCCTGTTCAGGACAAGAAAGCAGGTCCCCGATGA
- the ccsB gene encoding c-type cytochrome biogenesis protein CcsB, producing MITSLMTSGVDQALADNSLRLLWSSALVLTLAMLSFTVDLAGHPGRQARAAARRAGETQEVAEAGGDTAVVTKVETEAPDVPEKRQWAGIGISLSWLGALLLIACIATRGWSVQRPPLGNMYEFLLVGCGFVMVAYLGWALRHDVRWLGAFVTGVVVLFEMLAGLVFYTDASQLLPSLRSYWLSIHVTVATLSVALFTVAFVLHALWFVQAWREKKPGKLAFMDAVPGKDTLDRLAYGVLIIAFPLWTFTLIAGAIWAQEAWGQYWSWDPKEVWTLVIWVLYAAYLHARMTAGWSGRKSIYVALAGFACVLINYGIVNVFFVGQHSYSGM from the coding sequence ATGATCACCTCCCTCATGACCTCCGGGGTCGACCAGGCCCTCGCCGACAACAGCCTCCGGCTGCTGTGGTCGTCGGCGCTCGTGCTGACCCTCGCGATGCTGTCGTTCACCGTCGACCTCGCGGGACACCCCGGCCGTCAGGCCCGGGCGGCCGCGCGCCGGGCCGGCGAGACGCAGGAGGTGGCCGAGGCCGGCGGTGACACCGCCGTGGTCACGAAGGTCGAGACCGAGGCACCCGACGTGCCGGAGAAGCGGCAGTGGGCCGGCATCGGCATCTCGCTGTCGTGGCTGGGCGCCCTGCTGCTCATTGCCTGCATCGCCACCCGTGGCTGGTCGGTGCAGCGCCCGCCGCTGGGCAACATGTACGAGTTCCTGCTCGTCGGTTGCGGTTTCGTGATGGTCGCCTACCTGGGCTGGGCGCTGCGACACGACGTCCGGTGGCTCGGGGCGTTCGTCACCGGCGTCGTCGTGCTCTTCGAGATGCTCGCCGGTCTGGTGTTCTACACCGACGCCAGCCAGCTGCTGCCGTCGCTGCGCAGCTACTGGCTGTCGATCCACGTCACCGTCGCCACCTTGTCGGTCGCGTTGTTCACCGTCGCGTTCGTGCTGCACGCCCTGTGGTTCGTGCAGGCCTGGCGGGAGAAGAAGCCCGGCAAGCTCGCCTTCATGGACGCCGTGCCCGGCAAGGACACGCTCGACCGGCTCGCGTACGGCGTGCTGATCATCGCTTTCCCGCTGTGGACCTTCACCCTCATCGCGGGCGCGATCTGGGCGCAGGAGGCCTGGGGCCAGTACTGGAGCTGGGACCCCAAGGAGGTGTGGACCCTGGTGATCTGGGTGCTCTACGCCGCCTACCTGCACGCCCGCATGACCGCCGGGTGGAGCGGTCGCAAGTCGATCTACGTGGCGCTCGCCGGGTTCGCGTGCGTGCTGATCAACTACGGCATCGTCAACGTGTTCTTCGTCGGCCAGCACTCCTACTCGGGAATGTGA
- a CDS encoding DUF4229 domain-containing protein, which yields MARYTVLRLLVFFGVLCALWLTQLRGWALLVLSAVVSAIISTFLLAGPREAVAQKLEQKVTERRAKADEYRTAEDDDLDDDLSTAEGSDEADEEYTDR from the coding sequence ATGGCGCGTTACACCGTTCTTCGTCTGCTCGTCTTCTTCGGCGTGCTCTGCGCGCTGTGGCTCACCCAACTGCGCGGCTGGGCCCTGCTGGTGCTGTCGGCGGTCGTGTCGGCGATCATCTCCACCTTCCTGCTGGCCGGTCCGCGCGAGGCGGTGGCCCAGAAGTTGGAACAGAAGGTCACCGAGCGGCGCGCGAAGGCCGACGAGTACCGCACGGCCGAGGACGACGACCTGGACGACGACCTCTCCACGGCCGAAGGCAGCGACGAGGCCGACGAGGAGTACACCGACCGCTGA
- a CDS encoding 1,4-dihydroxy-2-naphthoate polyprenyltransferase, with protein sequence MATLNQWIAGARPRTIPAAVAPVAVGTGAAYVLQRANPGYAVLALLVSVLLQIGVNYANDYSDGIRGTDEDRVGPVRLVGQRLATPSNVKLAAFIAFFWAGFCGLALVTLSSTWWLLIVGAAAIWAAWKYTGGDKPYGYMGLGEVFVFVFFGLVATLGTTYTQAKELNLAAVAGSIGVGALAVAILLVNNLRDIPGDTVSGKRTLAVRIGDRSTRVLFVGMYVIALAAVVVIAFDQPWAALGVVGLLPAVVPIRTVIAGRKGRDLVPALAGAGLTSLTYGLTLGLGLYLAYRVG encoded by the coding sequence ATGGCCACGCTCAACCAGTGGATCGCCGGCGCCCGTCCGCGCACCATCCCCGCCGCCGTCGCACCCGTCGCGGTCGGCACCGGCGCCGCCTACGTGCTGCAGCGTGCCAACCCCGGCTACGCCGTTCTCGCCCTGCTGGTGTCGGTGTTGCTGCAGATCGGCGTCAACTACGCCAACGACTACTCCGACGGCATCCGCGGCACCGACGAAGACCGCGTCGGACCCGTGCGCCTGGTGGGGCAGCGCCTCGCCACGCCCTCGAACGTGAAGCTCGCCGCGTTCATCGCGTTCTTCTGGGCCGGTTTCTGCGGGCTCGCGCTCGTCACGTTGAGCAGCACCTGGTGGTTGCTGATCGTCGGGGCGGCCGCGATCTGGGCGGCGTGGAAGTACACCGGGGGCGACAAGCCGTACGGCTACATGGGCCTCGGCGAGGTCTTCGTGTTCGTCTTCTTCGGTCTCGTGGCGACCCTCGGCACCACCTACACCCAGGCGAAGGAACTCAACCTCGCCGCGGTGGCCGGCTCGATCGGCGTGGGCGCACTCGCGGTGGCGATCCTGCTGGTCAACAACCTGCGTGACATCCCCGGCGACACCGTCTCCGGCAAGCGCACGCTCGCCGTCCGCATCGGCGACCGCAGCACCCGAGTGCTGTTCGTCGGCATGTACGTCATCGCGCTGGCGGCGGTCGTGGTGATCGCGTTCGACCAGCCGTGGGCGGCACTGGGCGTGGTCGGGCTGCTGCCCGCAGTCGTGCCGATCCGCACGGTGATCGCCGGGCGCAAGGGCCGCGACCTGGTGCCGGCGCTGGCCGGCGCCGGGCTCACCAGCCTGACGTACGGCCTGACGCTGGGCCTCGGGTTGTACCTCGCCTACCGGGTGGGCTGA
- the menE gene encoding o-succinylbenzoate--CoA ligase, translated as MRPLVPFPVDAADLRSYRRALLDALEGGPAVAPLTDAGPPDHDRVPDGVALVVSTSGSTGRPKRAMLTAENLRASATATHARLGGPGQWLLPMPPQHIAGTQVIVRSIVAGTVPVTLASFGIDEFVQATGELTAERCYTSLVPTQLVRLLEAGRGEALRRYDAILLGGAASPPALLERSADAGVRVCTTYGMSETAGGCVYDGQPLDGTTVELDDDRITLRGSTVALGYLGDPELTEQAFDGAGGFRTGDLGTFVDGRLQVLGRADDLINTGGMKVAPRVVEDVLTRLPGVREAVVLGLPDPEWGQVVSAALVADPRPSLRAVREALRDTLPGYALPRRLLLVDALPLRGPGKPDRVALAASDQWQNWATSPDAAT; from the coding sequence ATGCGCCCTCTGGTCCCCTTCCCCGTCGACGCGGCCGACCTGCGCAGCTACCGCCGGGCCCTGCTCGACGCGCTCGAGGGAGGGCCCGCGGTCGCCCCGCTCACCGATGCCGGCCCGCCCGATCACGACCGGGTGCCGGACGGCGTCGCGCTGGTGGTCTCCACCAGTGGCTCGACCGGTCGGCCGAAGCGCGCGATGCTCACCGCCGAAAATCTGCGCGCGAGCGCCACCGCCACCCACGCCCGGCTCGGCGGCCCCGGTCAGTGGCTGCTGCCCATGCCGCCGCAGCACATCGCCGGCACCCAGGTGATTGTGCGCAGCATCGTCGCGGGCACCGTGCCGGTCACCCTCGCCTCCTTCGGCATCGACGAATTCGTGCAGGCGACAGGCGAACTCACCGCCGAACGCTGCTACACCTCCCTGGTGCCGACCCAGCTGGTGCGGCTGCTCGAGGCCGGTCGCGGCGAGGCGTTGCGCCGTTACGACGCGATCCTGCTCGGTGGTGCGGCCAGCCCGCCGGCCCTGCTCGAACGCTCGGCCGACGCCGGGGTGCGGGTGTGCACGACGTACGGCATGAGCGAGACCGCCGGCGGCTGTGTCTACGACGGGCAGCCGCTCGACGGCACCACCGTCGAACTCGATGACGACCGGATCACGTTGCGCGGCAGCACGGTTGCCCTCGGTTACCTGGGCGACCCCGAGCTCACCGAGCAGGCCTTCGACGGCGCCGGCGGTTTCCGCACCGGCGACCTCGGCACCTTCGTCGACGGACGCCTGCAGGTGCTCGGGCGGGCCGACGACCTCATCAACACCGGCGGCATGAAGGTGGCGCCGCGGGTGGTCGAGGACGTGCTCACCCGCCTGCCGGGCGTGCGGGAGGCGGTCGTGCTGGGCCTGCCCGACCCCGAGTGGGGGCAGGTGGTGAGCGCCGCGCTCGTCGCCGATCCGCGCCCCTCCCTGCGCGCCGTCCGCGAGGCCCTGCGCGACACCCTGCCCGGCTATGCCCTGCCCCGCCGACTGCTGCTGGTCGACGCCCTGCCGCTGCGCGGACCGGGCAAACCCGACCGGGTGGCACTGGCGGCGTCCGACCAGTGGCAAAATTGGGCGACCTCTCCCGACGCCGCGACCTGA
- a CDS encoding DUF2382 domain-containing protein has translation MNFDLDRLQHMNVLDQDGEKIGSVGQIYLDDETGRASFVTVKTGLFGTKETFVPLDGAREDGDDLRVPYTKDFVKDAPNVDADGHLSEQEQDAIQDYYRGQGAGRGDLRGDLRDDRRDEFVGNSTDLTDRTDLDARREGDVEAAMPVAGGADRNFDERRGNLEGDRHTDGDTDSMVRREEELRVGKERVETGRVRLRKHVVTEQKTITVPVEREEFEVVREPIAEGTTSQGELGDDEASITLSEERPVVDKVVVDKERVGLQTNTVQDDREVQAEVGREEIEVDLEGGVDRDGRIDRNDR, from the coding sequence ATGAACTTCGATCTCGATCGCCTGCAGCACATGAACGTTCTCGACCAGGACGGCGAAAAGATCGGCTCCGTCGGGCAGATCTACCTCGACGACGAGACCGGTCGCGCCTCCTTCGTGACCGTGAAGACCGGCCTCTTCGGCACCAAGGAGACCTTCGTGCCGCTCGACGGCGCACGCGAGGACGGCGACGACCTGCGGGTGCCCTACACCAAGGACTTCGTGAAGGACGCGCCGAACGTCGACGCCGACGGCCACCTCTCCGAGCAGGAGCAGGACGCCATCCAGGACTACTACCGCGGTCAGGGTGCCGGCCGGGGCGACCTGCGTGGCGACCTGCGTGACGACCGTCGCGACGAGTTCGTCGGCAACAGCACCGACCTCACCGACCGCACCGACCTCGACGCGCGCCGAGAGGGCGACGTCGAGGCCGCGATGCCGGTGGCGGGCGGCGCCGACCGCAACTTCGACGAGCGTCGCGGCAACCTCGAGGGCGACCGCCACACCGACGGCGACACCGACTCGATGGTGCGCCGCGAGGAGGAGCTGCGCGTCGGCAAGGAGCGTGTCGAGACCGGCCGTGTGCGACTGCGCAAGCACGTCGTGACCGAGCAGAAGACCATCACCGTGCCGGTCGAGCGCGAGGAGTTCGAGGTCGTCCGCGAGCCCATCGCCGAGGGCACCACCTCGCAGGGCGAGCTCGGTGACGACGAGGCGTCGATCACCCTCTCCGAGGAGCGTCCGGTGGTCGACAAGGTCGTCGTCGACAAGGAGCGCGTCGGTCTGCAGACCAACACCGTGCAGGACGACCGCGAGGTGCAGGCCGAGGTCGGCCGCGAGGAGATCGAGGTCGACCTTGAGGGTGGCGTCGACCGCGACGGCCGCATCGACCGCAACGACCGCTGA
- a CDS encoding SDR family NAD(P)-dependent oxidoreductase — protein MTQRRIAVVTGASSGIGRATARRLAADGFEVICAARRTDRIEALAQEIGGRALTCDVTKADDIAALAAAVGDRLDVLVANAGGAIGTETVATAKLEEWRTMYDTNVIGVAASIQTLLPALTKAHGVIITIGSVAGMVAYEGGAGYCGVKAAVHSLMMSLRLELFDQPVRVCEIDPGMVASDEFSLVRFHGDEQKAAAVYAGVEAPLTQEDIAETVAFVAAQPEHVNIDQLVVRPRAQAAAHKVHRTS, from the coding sequence ATGACGCAGCGACGAATCGCAGTGGTGACCGGTGCGAGCAGCGGGATCGGGCGGGCGACCGCGCGCCGGCTGGCCGCCGACGGGTTCGAGGTGATCTGTGCGGCCCGCCGCACCGACCGCATCGAGGCCCTCGCGCAGGAGATCGGCGGCCGCGCCCTCACCTGCGACGTGACCAAGGCCGACGACATCGCAGCGCTCGCCGCGGCGGTCGGCGACCGGCTCGACGTCCTCGTCGCGAACGCCGGCGGAGCCATCGGCACCGAAACGGTCGCCACCGCCAAGCTCGAGGAATGGCGCACGATGTACGACACCAACGTCATCGGTGTGGCCGCCTCGATCCAAACGCTGCTTCCCGCGCTCACGAAGGCACACGGCGTGATCATCACCATCGGTTCGGTAGCCGGCATGGTGGCGTACGAGGGTGGCGCCGGGTACTGCGGCGTGAAGGCCGCCGTGCACTCGCTGATGATGTCGCTGCGCCTCGAACTGTTCGACCAGCCGGTGCGGGTCTGCGAGATCGACCCGGGCATGGTCGCCTCCGACGAGTTCTCGCTGGTGCGTTTCCACGGCGACGAGCAGAAGGCCGCCGCGGTCTACGCGGGCGTCGAGGCTCCGCTGACCCAGGAGGACATCGCCGAGACCGTCGCGTTCGTCGCCGCCCAGCCCGAGCACGTCAACATCGACCAGCTCGTGGTGCGGCCCCGTGCCCAGGCCGCCGCGCACAAGGTGCACCGTACGAGCTGA
- a CDS encoding inositol monophosphatase family protein — MDGVDNDQLLALLQEVAAEIVTPRFRSLAAHEVMEKNPGDLVTVADRESELAIAARLQDAYPDALIVGEEAVSADPSILQKTADADHWFTVDPIDGTKNFVNGSPDHALMVAEMHGSQVVRGVIWQPEYKTAYVAERGAGAFRNGDRLQPIARAQDSLSGHTSRRSLLNERIGDLPPLALSWVCCGVDYPHLALGDADFLLYGGSMPWDHAPGSLLLTETGGVVGYADGFDYDPTSLQTPLLAAGDDETFARVRRALADDSAFSA, encoded by the coding sequence ATGGACGGCGTGGACAACGACCAGTTGCTGGCCCTGTTGCAGGAAGTCGCCGCCGAGATCGTGACGCCGCGGTTCAGATCCCTCGCCGCCCATGAGGTGATGGAGAAGAACCCGGGCGATCTGGTGACCGTTGCCGACCGCGAGTCGGAGCTCGCCATCGCCGCCCGGTTGCAGGACGCGTACCCCGACGCGCTGATCGTGGGGGAGGAGGCCGTCTCGGCCGACCCGTCGATCCTGCAGAAGACCGCGGACGCCGACCACTGGTTCACCGTCGACCCGATCGACGGCACGAAGAACTTCGTCAACGGCTCGCCCGACCATGCGCTGATGGTCGCCGAGATGCACGGCAGCCAGGTGGTGCGCGGCGTGATCTGGCAGCCGGAGTACAAGACCGCGTACGTCGCGGAACGGGGCGCCGGTGCGTTCCGCAACGGCGACCGGTTGCAGCCGATCGCCCGTGCGCAGGACAGCCTGTCGGGACACACCTCGCGGCGTTCGCTGCTGAACGAGCGCATCGGTGACCTGCCGCCGCTGGCGTTGTCGTGGGTGTGTTGCGGAGTCGACTATCCGCACCTCGCGCTCGGCGATGCCGACTTCCTGCTGTACGGCGGGTCGATGCCGTGGGATCACGCGCCGGGTTCGTTGCTGCTCACCGAGACCGGCGGTGTCGTCGGCTACGCGGACGGCTTCGACTACGACCCGACGTCGCTGCAGACGCCGCTGCTGGCCGCGGGCGACGACGAGACCTTCGCGCGGGTGCGCCGGGCGCTCGCCGACGACTCGGCGTTCTCCGCCTGA
- a CDS encoding o-succinylbenzoate synthase: MDLPLHIVSLPLNTRFRGVVHREIALVEGPAGWGEFSPFLEYEPDEAARWLAAAIEVATHGFPTPVRDEVPVNATVPAVPADEVPRVLARYDGCTTAKVKVAERGQALDDDLDRVAAVRAAMGAGGRVRIDANGAWTVDDALAAIRALSPYDLEYVEQPCATVEELAQLRMALARNGIDVLIAADESIRKADDPLRVKQLGAADVAVLKVAPLGGVRGALRIAEQIGLPVVVSSALDSSVGMAAGVAFAATLPQLPFACGLGTIELFDGDVVTNSVVPHGGVLHPGVVSPEPELLERWAAPADRVAWWRERVARASAYL; encoded by the coding sequence GTGGACCTCCCGCTGCACATCGTCTCCCTGCCGCTCAACACCCGTTTCCGCGGCGTCGTCCACCGCGAGATCGCCCTCGTCGAAGGGCCCGCCGGCTGGGGCGAGTTCAGTCCGTTCCTGGAGTACGAGCCGGACGAGGCCGCGCGCTGGCTGGCCGCTGCGATCGAAGTGGCCACCCACGGGTTCCCCACCCCCGTGCGCGACGAGGTGCCGGTCAACGCCACCGTGCCTGCCGTGCCCGCCGACGAGGTGCCGCGGGTGCTCGCCCGCTACGACGGGTGCACCACGGCGAAGGTGAAGGTGGCCGAACGCGGCCAGGCCCTCGACGACGACCTCGACCGGGTGGCCGCGGTGCGGGCAGCGATGGGCGCCGGCGGACGCGTCCGCATCGATGCGAACGGCGCGTGGACGGTCGACGACGCGCTCGCCGCGATCCGCGCCCTCTCCCCCTACGACCTGGAGTACGTCGAGCAACCCTGCGCCACCGTCGAAGAACTCGCGCAGCTGCGAATGGCCTTGGCCCGCAACGGCATCGACGTGCTGATCGCCGCCGACGAATCGATCCGCAAGGCCGACGACCCCCTGCGGGTGAAGCAACTCGGGGCCGCCGACGTCGCCGTGCTGAAGGTGGCTCCGCTCGGCGGGGTGCGCGGCGCGCTGCGCATCGCCGAGCAGATCGGGTTGCCGGTCGTGGTGTCGTCGGCCCTCGATTCCAGTGTCGGCATGGCCGCCGGAGTGGCGTTCGCCGCGACGCTGCCGCAACTGCCGTTCGCCTGCGGGCTCGGCACGATCGAGTTGTTCGACGGCGACGTGGTGACGAACTCCGTGGTGCCGCACGGCGGAGTGCTGCATCCCGGCGTGGTGTCGCCCGAACCCGAGTTGCTCGAACGCTGGGCGGCTCCCGCCGACCGGGTGGCGTGGTGGCGCGAACGGGTGGCTCGCGCCTCGGCCTACCTGTGA
- a CDS encoding TetR/AcrR family transcriptional regulator — MGRGRTFDAAEVVRAARRVFWERGYAETAVPDLEKATGLNRSSIYHAFGSKRGLFDAAVDSYLDDVIRPRLAPLRTPPVAADALETYLTGLRTAMLGGLRELEQNGCLLMNATGSTLGHDDALRVVVSHYYADLRAAIAAGVAARRPDLDAAAADLMTTTCTSLVLSSMMSVRISHETAAEMLTTALRTVQAGS; from the coding sequence TTGGGCCGCGGGCGCACCTTCGACGCCGCAGAGGTGGTGCGCGCCGCCCGTCGCGTCTTCTGGGAGCGCGGCTACGCCGAGACCGCCGTGCCCGACCTGGAGAAGGCCACCGGCCTGAACCGTTCGAGCATCTACCACGCGTTCGGCAGCAAGCGCGGCCTCTTCGACGCCGCCGTCGACAGCTACCTCGACGACGTGATCCGACCCCGCCTCGCGCCCCTGCGCACTCCCCCGGTGGCCGCCGACGCACTCGAGACCTACCTCACCGGCCTGCGCACAGCGATGCTCGGCGGCCTGCGGGAGCTCGAGCAGAACGGCTGCCTGCTGATGAACGCCACCGGCTCCACCCTCGGCCACGACGACGCCCTGCGTGTGGTCGTGTCGCACTACTACGCCGATCTGCGGGCGGCGATCGCCGCAGGCGTCGCCGCACGTCGCCCCGACCTCGACGCCGCCGCGGCCGATCTGATGACCACCACCTGCACCTCGCTGGTGCTCTCGTCGATGATGAGCGTGCGGATCAGTCACGAGACCGCTGCCGAGATGCTGACCACCGCGCTGCGGACGGTGCAGGCGGGCTCGTAA
- a CDS encoding zinc-binding dehydrogenase yields MRALIHHSFGDPAQVLGVEDVETPQPGPGEVLVRTVLSPIHNHDLWTVRGTYGFKPELPARAGTEAVGVVEAVGEGVTGFAPGQRVATGGSFGAWAEFFVAEAGALIPVPEDLSDEVAAQLVAMPFSAISLLDFVQLNEGDWLVQNAANGAVGRLLAQLAAARGINVIGLVRRSSGVRELASQGIERVVATDDEGWREQVGQLTGGAPIVVGVDSVGGQASGDVLSLLAENGTLVVFGAMASPTMQIGSGDVIFKQATVKGFWGSKVSATMPAAKRGELFGELLQRIGSGALTLPVEATYSFDDISAAAAANTEPRVGKVLLRP; encoded by the coding sequence ATGCGCGCACTCATCCACCACAGCTTCGGCGACCCGGCGCAGGTGCTCGGCGTCGAGGACGTCGAGACCCCGCAGCCCGGCCCCGGCGAGGTGCTCGTGCGCACCGTGCTGTCGCCCATCCACAACCACGACCTGTGGACGGTGCGCGGCACCTACGGTTTCAAGCCCGAGCTGCCGGCCCGCGCCGGCACCGAGGCGGTCGGCGTCGTCGAGGCCGTGGGGGAGGGTGTCACCGGTTTCGCTCCCGGGCAGCGCGTCGCCACCGGCGGTTCGTTCGGTGCGTGGGCGGAGTTCTTCGTGGCGGAGGCCGGCGCGCTGATCCCCGTGCCCGAGGACCTCAGCGACGAGGTGGCCGCGCAGTTGGTGGCCATGCCGTTCAGCGCGATCTCGCTGCTCGACTTCGTGCAGTTGAACGAGGGCGACTGGCTGGTGCAGAACGCCGCCAATGGCGCCGTCGGACGGCTGCTGGCGCAGCTGGCGGCGGCCCGCGGCATCAACGTGATCGGCCTCGTGCGTCGCTCCTCAGGGGTGCGGGAGCTGGCGAGCCAGGGCATCGAGCGCGTCGTTGCGACCGACGACGAGGGCTGGCGCGAGCAGGTGGGGCAGCTGACCGGTGGTGCGCCGATCGTGGTCGGGGTCGACTCCGTCGGCGGGCAGGCCAGCGGCGACGTGCTGTCGCTGCTCGCCGAGAACGGCACTCTCGTGGTGTTCGGGGCGATGGCCTCGCCGACCATGCAGATCGGGTCGGGCGACGTGATCTTCAAGCAGGCCACCGTCAAGGGTTTCTGGGGCAGCAAGGTGAGCGCGACGATGCCCGCCGCCAAGCGTGGCGAGTTGTTCGGCGAACTGCTCCAGCGCATCGGCTCGGGCGCGCTCACCCTGCCGGTCGAGGCGACCTACTCGTTCGACGACATCTCCGCAGCCGCCGCGGCCAATACCGAGCCGCGCGTGGGCAAGGTGCTGCTGCGTCCGTGA